A window of Cinclus cinclus chromosome 17, bCinCin1.1, whole genome shotgun sequence genomic DNA:
TTTGCTGCTCAGAAATTTTTGTGCTGTTCAAGGTCTTCCCCAAGTGAGTCCACAGGAACATGACCTCTCATGACCCTGTCACTACAGAGAATTCTGCCACTATGGTTTGCACTAAGTGCAGGGTTCATGTGCTTTTAAGACaagtttttttctctaatttccCCTGCAGCTGACTACTGCACAAGGTTTTGGTACTAAATCTTAAATTTTGTGAGTGCTTGCTTTGCTTGGATTTTACACACTTTGTTAGCAGAGGGGCTCCTGGACAGCAGTTCGTTCTGTTTGCCAGTAGTTCCTCCTGCCAGATATAACTTCAAATTGTGTTCAGAAGACAATACTAAatattcattttcctttccaatgGCTTCCTATGCTCTTGAGTGATATATTTGTTACAGATACAGTCTTTGATATGGTGTGTCTATAGTgctctgaaaaaacaaacacagagtgACTGTTATCACCATGTTCTCTGTGTCtgttttcctggctgctctcacacaggctgcagagcaggcagccTGGCTGCCTGTCCGGTGTCCCACGTGTCTTGGAAGACACATTGCTGCTGtacatgaagccaaactcagtcTTGCAGTACAGCATGGCTAGAAGAGCTGTATTATATTAATCTCATAGCCACACTGAGTTCTCTTTCTCTGGAGAAAGGTGAACAGGGCACAAGTGACCATGGTGGTCAGACTGTGAGGAGAGCAGCCATTTCATGGACAATTTCCTTACAATCATCCCAGGCTTCAGTCCCCTATCTCTCGAGCTGGGGGTAGGTGGTGTCTGAAATGAAAAACCCCTCTCTCTTGCAGATTCCAGAAGTCATTAAGTTCTGTTGTGATTTCCTCATGTCCTGGGTAGATGAAGAGAACATCCTTGATGTGTACAAACTAGCTGACCACTATGACCTGAGGCATTTGAGTGAACAGCTGGACTCCTACATTTTGAAGAACTTCACAGCTTTCTCAAGGACACAAGTGTACCGACAGCTACCCCTGCAGAAGGTCTACTCCCTTCTCAGCAGCAACCGCTTGGAGGTTAACTACGAGTTTGAAGTTTATGATGGAGCACTTTTTTATCATTATTCTCCAGAGGAACTGGAGACAGATCAGGTCTCCCTGATGGAGCCCCTTAAGCTACTTGAGACAGTTCGTTTTCCTCTGATGGAACCCCAGATCCTGCAAAGGCTTCATGACAAATTAAGTCCATGTCCTTTAAAAGATACAGTTGCAGATGCTTTAATGTACCACAAGAATGAATGTCTTCAGCCAATGCTTCAGAGCTCCAAGACACAGCTGAGATCAGAGTTCCAGTGTGTAGTAGGATTTGGAGGGATGCATTCTACTCCATCCATCACACTCAGTGATCAAGCCAAGTATCTAAACCCCTTGCTAGGGGAGTGGAGGCACTTTACAGCTGCATTAGCCCCCAGAATGTCCAACCAAGGGATTGCTGTTCTCAATAATTTTGTATATTTAATTGGTGGAGACAACAATGTAAGTGGTTTTCGAGCAGAGTCGAGGTGTTGGAGGTAAGATAAGGATAATCCTGCTATTAATTTTATTGCCACCCTGCTGCCTATTTCTGAGTTAGTAAACCAGTAGACAGTCAGTACACTTGCCAGCCAAAAGATTAGGAACTGAGCAGGAGCctcactgaaagaaaacacaagaaatgaGCTTCATAGTTAACAGGAAGCTCCCAGCAGTGCTTAGGAGACCGAGCCAAGGCTGGTAGTGTAGAAACAGCTACTCATTCAAGAGTATTACTGGTGCTTCTTTCTGCCTTCTTGGAGGAGGGAAGTATTAAAGGTGTGGGAGGCAGTAATGAGCCTGAACTCTAGGCTGTCTAGATGTTCTCTAAATAGCATTTTCTGGAAGTCGtctgtgtgttgtttttgtCCCAGTAcaaaaggattttaaataaaatgctattACCAACAGATTTTCAAAAATCTGTGCATGATAGCAGCATTCCAGAGTCCTTTCATATTCCCTGTGTGACAGGGAAAATAGCAGGAGGAAAGCTCAGGTTTAGACCTTCATGCCCATTACATTGCAAAAACAGGTATAAACCCTTTAGCTTTTTTATACTGTGCTCATTTTTAAGTCTTAGCTGAGTGGCTCTTATTTTATGGCATGCATAGTTTCAATTCTCAACCAGTTTTCTCTATAACTAAAATTTCCAGGTGAGAGAGATAGTTTGATGTGAAAGTGAGTCATGAGATCCACTTTGAGCAGCAGATATTTGGGGACAGGAATCAAAGAACCCACCACATACTTATGCCCTTCTTCTATCTTTGAAGATCCAGATTCAGTCTTTGTGCTATTTTTAGACTGTGTTACCTTGTAGAATGGCTTTGTACAAACAGAGATTGTGATATGTAACCCAACAGCAGTGTACAAGATAATGGAAAACCTAGGCTTTTATAACATGATTATGTCAGCTAAAATACATCTTCtataaatagaataaaacaaGTTTGCTAATAATAAAATGCTGACAAGGCCAAATTTCACATCGCTTACGGATGAGCTCAATTTCAGCTGAAGACAGTGCCGTAACCCACATGCATGGAGCTGTCTGGTATTCCAGCAGTGATTCTGTGGCTGTAAGAATAACTTTCTTTGATCCCACTCTTTTACAAGGTATGACCCACGACACAACAGATGGTTCCAGATCCAGTCCCTGCAGCAAGAGCACGCTGACCTCAGTGTTTGTGTCGTGGACAACTATATTTATGCCGTCGCAGGCCGAGATTACCATGAAGACCTGAGGGAAGTGGAGAGGTATGACCCTAAAACCAACACTTGGGAATATGTGACACCTCTGAAGAAGGAGGTAAGGAGTGCATTAGCCACACACACTACCACAGTTCCCCAATTCCTGATTTAACCTTGCTAGATGTTTTTCTCAGGTGTAACTTTTAATTTGCTGATATGCAGATGCAAACTAGTAAACTGTATATGGAATAAATGGATGACAAGAAATAACAGCATATGTAAATTACATTTTCCAGTTAAATGCTTATTTTTGCCGTTTCTTGTTGATTTTGTCTGCACCTTTACTGTGTTAATCCTTAAGActattaataaaacaaataataaatgtGTGTCAgtgatgaaaatataaaaagccTGAATTGAGTGTTACTAAGTAGAATAATTTGCATTCCTGATAACACTGCTTGTGTAAGAAAAATCACCAATAAAAAGGCTTCCAAGTAGATTAGGGAGTAAAGTTGTAGGATGAATGATCTTCTAATCAAGGAACAATAAAGACAGAGAATGCTGCCATTCTGGAAATTTTAGAAATTCTAATGTGTTTCATTCAGAAATTCACAACTGTAATATCTTAGAAAGAACTGTCCATAAGAAAATCCTTTCTGTTTTTGATCTTTGCATAACTCATGAAGAATGTCACTCCCTTCATGTCTATTCCCTGCTTCAAAACTGGGAGAAATACATAAATGCAGACCTCAACCTCTTGCTTTGCCATTGGTGTGGCGGTGCAGGTGTACGCCCACGCGGGAGCAGCACTGGATGGGAAGATGTACATCACCTgtgggaggaggggagaggactatctgaaggagctgcagtgctATGACCCCAGGACTGACcgctgggatgtgctggcagATGGCCCAGTGAGACGGGCGTGGCACGGGATGGCTGCGCTGCTGGGAAAGCTCTACGTCATCGGGGGAAGCAACAACGATTCTGGCTACAGGAGGGACGTTCACCAGGTGAGACCACGTCACACCTGTGGCGTTTCTTGGGTTCTTATGGATGCTGGCACATAGGTGTAATGTCTTTCTTCTACTAAGTATGCAAATAAAAGTGTCTGCTCAGCAATGGCTGCTGAACAAGCTCTCTCCCCCTCACCTGCAGAACTGGCAATGATCTATTTACTGTTGTCTGTCTTGAACACTTTGGCTCACCCACAAAGCATTAAAGCTCTGGCACTTGGAAATCTCATCAATTTTAAAACATCTCTCATGGATAACTTCATTGGCATGCATATGCCCAGTAGGTAGCACATCAGTTAAATTTACTTTATGCTGTCTTTAcgtgcattttttttctgagtggaGGACTTTTGAATTACCGTTGTGTAattgcagggcagagctgttaAGGATATGTTGGATGGCAGTTGTGTAATGCAATTAAAATGTACAGTATCTGATGGTGAGGGACATCTGGGGAGAATTCTCTTGAACCTTATTCCAGCTTCTAGAACTGCTAGAGACTTGAAAAGAAGGCACAAAAACTGTTTGTATGGGGCCAGTGGATATGGCATAATTAAATCTAGCTGAAAAATTTATCTGAATGATAAGAAGGTACCTACAAATGAAAGCAGTCAGCCAATGAAATCTCTCCAAAAAACTCTCCAACATACGGCGCAGAGGCAGCTTAGCAGATTTGTCGTATTTATATGTTCCAGCATTTTTTCCCTAATGCAAAGAGGTGCATTATGTCTGGGTTTATATTAGCACGTGTCCCCATCTCTTTCACTTTTGTATACATTTTTGGAATGACATAGAGCTgttgctccagcagcagggtcaGAACTTGTGATTTCAAAGCTATGTGGCAACTATGCACAATTTTCTGCTGAGCACTGTACTTGTATTAGATAGTCATATGCTGTCTCCATTATCAACACACTGTCAAAAGACTGATGATATACCTTCCTGAATAGTTTACCTTACGGCCAGGCACTGTCACTAGGACACAAGTTCATTTTTggcttctcttttttcttttttgttttacaggTTGCCTGCTACAAGCCAAGCACTGATCAGTGGACAAACGTATGTCCACTTCCTGCAGGACATGGAGAGCCAGGCATCGCGGTCTTAGACAACAGGATTTATGTCTTGGGAGGCAGATCCCACAACAGGGGAATCCGCATGGACTATGTCCACATTTATGATGCAGAGAGAGACTGTTGGGAGGAAGGACCCCAGCTGGAGGATGATATTTCTGGGATGGCTGCCTGTGTCCTCACATTGCCCAGGGCTATTTTAATGGAAACAGAGAAGTGGCTCTCAGAATGGCACGCAGATCGAATGAAGCATCATCTTGACTTTCCATCAGAAGTTATGAGTGTATCAGACTGGGAGGAATTTGACAACTCAAGTGAAGATTagaaaactttaattttttttttccagtggattAGAAAATTAAGGCTTGGGGAAACTACTTGAGAGATTTTATATGTCTTTCTTATATACATAAAAGTatttaaaggttttaaaaataagtgttcTGCACAGAATGCCATTCACAGTCAATATATACCCATCTGCAAGTGTT
This region includes:
- the KLHL22 gene encoding kelch-like protein 22 isoform X1, giving the protein MAEDQELTQAHKAPLEPSLQQRSSSTYRSAEHSQALLSGLVSLRDSSILFDVVLVVEDKPIEAHRILLAASCDYFRGMFAGGLREMEQEEVHIHGISYNAMCKILNFIYTSELELSVNSVQETLAAACQLQIPEVIKFCCDFLMSWVDEENILDVYKLADHYDLRHLSEQLDSYILKNFTAFSRTQVYRQLPLQKVYSLLSSNRLEVNYEFEVYDGALFYHYSPEELETDQVSLMEPLKLLETVRFPLMEPQILQRLHDKLSPCPLKDTVADALMYHKNECLQPMLQSSKTQLRSEFQCVVGFGGMHSTPSITLSDQAKYLNPLLGEWRHFTAALAPRMSNQGIAVLNNFVYLIGGDNNVSGFRAESRCWRYDPRHNRWFQIQSLQQEHADLSVCVVDNYIYAVAGRDYHEDLREVERYDPKTNTWEYVTPLKKEVYAHAGAALDGKMYITCGRRGEDYLKELQCYDPRTDRWDVLADGPVRRAWHGMAALLGKLYVIGGSNNDSGYRRDVHQVACYKPSTDQWTNVCPLPAGHGEPGIAVLDNRIYVLGGRSHNRGIRMDYVHIYDAERDCWEEGPQLEDDISGMAACVLTLPRAILMETEKWLSEWHADRMKHHLDFPSEVMSVSDWEEFDNSSED
- the KLHL22 gene encoding kelch-like protein 22 isoform X2 is translated as MFPGQHKRNRLKIASMQICHSMCHCLFCRGMFAGGLREMEQEEVHIHGISYNAMCKILNFIYTSELELSVNSVQETLAAACQLQIPEVIKFCCDFLMSWVDEENILDVYKLADHYDLRHLSEQLDSYILKNFTAFSRTQVYRQLPLQKVYSLLSSNRLEVNYEFEVYDGALFYHYSPEELETDQVSLMEPLKLLETVRFPLMEPQILQRLHDKLSPCPLKDTVADALMYHKNECLQPMLQSSKTQLRSEFQCVVGFGGMHSTPSITLSDQAKYLNPLLGEWRHFTAALAPRMSNQGIAVLNNFVYLIGGDNNVSGFRAESRCWRYDPRHNRWFQIQSLQQEHADLSVCVVDNYIYAVAGRDYHEDLREVERYDPKTNTWEYVTPLKKEVYAHAGAALDGKMYITCGRRGEDYLKELQCYDPRTDRWDVLADGPVRRAWHGMAALLGKLYVIGGSNNDSGYRRDVHQVACYKPSTDQWTNVCPLPAGHGEPGIAVLDNRIYVLGGRSHNRGIRMDYVHIYDAERDCWEEGPQLEDDISGMAACVLTLPRAILMETEKWLSEWHADRMKHHLDFPSEVMSVSDWEEFDNSSED
- the KLHL22 gene encoding kelch-like protein 22 isoform X3, whose protein sequence is MFAGGLREMEQEEVHIHGISYNAMCKILNFIYTSELELSVNSVQETLAAACQLQIPEVIKFCCDFLMSWVDEENILDVYKLADHYDLRHLSEQLDSYILKNFTAFSRTQVYRQLPLQKVYSLLSSNRLEVNYEFEVYDGALFYHYSPEELETDQVSLMEPLKLLETVRFPLMEPQILQRLHDKLSPCPLKDTVADALMYHKNECLQPMLQSSKTQLRSEFQCVVGFGGMHSTPSITLSDQAKYLNPLLGEWRHFTAALAPRMSNQGIAVLNNFVYLIGGDNNVSGFRAESRCWRYDPRHNRWFQIQSLQQEHADLSVCVVDNYIYAVAGRDYHEDLREVERYDPKTNTWEYVTPLKKEVYAHAGAALDGKMYITCGRRGEDYLKELQCYDPRTDRWDVLADGPVRRAWHGMAALLGKLYVIGGSNNDSGYRRDVHQVACYKPSTDQWTNVCPLPAGHGEPGIAVLDNRIYVLGGRSHNRGIRMDYVHIYDAERDCWEEGPQLEDDISGMAACVLTLPRAILMETEKWLSEWHADRMKHHLDFPSEVMSVSDWEEFDNSSED